The sequence below is a genomic window from Lelliottia sp. JS-SCA-14.
GCGGCTATCGGTGCTGCGATCGGTATCGGCATCCTCGGGGGCAAATTCCTGGAAGGCGCTGCGCGTCAACCGGATCTGATTCCTCTGCTGCGTACTCAGTTCTTTATCGTTATGGGTCTGGTGGATGCAATCCCGATGATCGCTGTAGGTCTGGGTCTGTACGTGATGTTTGCTGTCGCGTAACTCGTTTTTAAAAACCCAAGCCACAGAAATTAAAGAGGTATTGTGCTGTGAACATGAACGCAACAATCCTCGGCCAGGCCATCGCGTTTATTCTCTTTGTCTGGTTCTGCATGAAGTATGTATGGCCGCCTTTAATGGCAGCCATCGAGAAACGTCAGAAAGAAATTGCTGACGGTCTGGCTTCCGCAGAGCGCGCTAAGAAAGATTTGGACCTTGCACAGGCCAACGCGACAGACCAGCTGAAAAAAGCGAAAGGTGAAGCTCAGGTAATCATTGAACAGGCTAACAAACGCCGTGCTCAGATCCTGGACGAAGCCAAAGCTGAAGCAGAACAGGAACGTACCAAGATCGTTGCACAAGCTCAGGCTGAAATTGATGCTGAGCGTAAACGTGCTCGTGAAGAACTGCGTAAGCAGGTTGCGATTCTGGCTGTTGCTGGCGCCGAGAAGATCATCGAACGTTCCGTGGATGAAGCTGCTAATAGCGACATCGTGGACAAACTTGTCGCTGAACTGTAAGGAGGGAGGGGCTGATGTCTGAATTTGTTACGGTAGCTCGCCCCTACGCCAAAGCAGCTTTTGACTTTGCTGTCGAACACCAAAATGTCGATCGCTGGCAGGATATGCTGGCGTTTGCCGCTGAGGTAACGAAAAACGAGCAAGTGGCTGAGATGCTTTCCGGTGCGTTAGCACCCGAAACCCTTGCTGCATCGTTTATCGCCATTTGTGGTGAGCAACTGGATGACAACGGCCAGAACCTGATTAAGGTCATGGCTGAAAATGGTCGTCTGCGAGTGCTCCCTGATGTTCTCGAGCAGTTCCAGCACTTACGTGCCCTCAGTGAAGCTACCGCCGAAGTTGAAGTAACCTCTGCGAATGAACTGAGTGAAGAACAGCTTGCGAAGATCTCCGCCGCGATGGAAAAACGTCTGTCACGCAAAGTTAAGCTGAATTGCAAAATCGATAAGTCTGTAATGGCAGGCGTAATCATCCGAGCGGGTGATATGGTCATTGATGGCAGCGTACGCGGCCGTCTTGAACGCCTTGCAGACGTCTTGCAGTCTTAAGGGGACTGGAGCATGCAACTGAATTCCACCGAAATCAGCGAACTGATCAAGCAGCGCATTGCTCAGTTCAGTGTTGTGAGCGAAGCTCATAACGAAGGTACTATTGTTTCTGTAAGTGACGGTGTTATCCGCATCCACGGCCTGGCCGATTGTATGCAGGGTGAGATGATTTCCCTGCCGGGTAACCGTTACGCTATCGCACTGAACCTGGAGCGCGACTCCGTAGGTGCTGTAGTGATGGGTCCGTACGCTGACCTTGCCGAAGGCATGAAAGTCAAATGTACTGGTCGTATTCTGGAAGTTCCAGTCGGCCGTGGCCTGCTGGGTCGCGTGGTGAACACCCTGGGTGCACCAATCGACGGTAAAGGCCCGGTTGATAACGATGGCTTCTCGCCAATCGAAGTTATCGCACCTGGCGTTATCGAACGTCAGTCCGTTGATCAGCCAGTTCAGACGGGTTATAAATCCGTTGATGCCATGATCCCAATCGGTCGTGGTCAGCGTGAACTGATCATCGGTGACCGTCAGACCGGTAAAACCGCGATGGCAATCGATGCGATCATCAACCAGCGCGATTCCGGCATCAAATGTGTGTACGTGGCTATCGGCCAGAAAGCGTCCACCATTTCTAACGTGGTTCGTAAACTGGAAGAGCATGGCGCGCTGTCAAACACCATCGTGGTGGTTGCAACCGCTTCTGAATCTGCTGCACTGCAATACCTGGCACCATATGCCGGTTGTGCAATGGGCGAATACTTCCGTGACCGCGGTGAAGATGCACTGATCGTGTACGATGACCTGTCTAAACAGGCTGTTGCTTACCGTCAGGTTTCCCTGCTGCTCCGTCGTCCACCAGGACGTGAAGCCTTCCCGGGCGACGTATTTTACCTCCACTCCCGTCTGCTGGAGCGCGCATCCCGCGTTAACGCTGAGTACGTTGAGAAGTTCACCAATGGTGAAGTTAAAGGTAAAACCGGCTCCCTGACTGCACTGCCGATTATCGAAACTCAGGCGGGTGACGTTTCTGCGTTCGTTCCGACCAACGTAATTTCCATTACCGATGGTCAGATCTTCCTCGAAACCAACCTGTTCAACTCCGGTATTCGTCCTGCGGTTAACCCAGGGATCTCCGTATCCCGTGTGGGTGGTGCTGCTCAGACTAAGATCATCAAGAAACTGTCCGGTGGTATCCGTACCGCTCTGGCACAGTATCGTGAACTGGCTGCGTTCTCTCAGTTCGCTTCCGATCTGGATGAAGCGACCCGTAAGCAGTTAAGCCATGGTCAGAAAGTGACCGAGCTGCTGAAACAGAAACAGTATGCCCCAATGTCTGTTGCACAACAGGGCCTGGTGCTGTTCGCGGCTGAACGCGGTTACCTCGAAGATGTGGAACTGGCGAAAATCGGTAGCTTTGAAGCCGCACTGCTGGCTTACGTTGACCGTGATCACGCTCCGCTGATGCAAGAGATTAACCAGTCCGGTGGCTATAACGACGAAATCGAAGGCAAGCTGAAAGCTATCCTCGATTCCTTCAAAGCAACCCAGTCCTGGTAACGTCCGGCGGCTTGTCTTAGGACAGGCCGCAAGGCATTGAGGAGAAGCTCATGGCCGGCGCAAAAGAGATACGTAGTAAGATCGCAAGCGTCCAGAACACGCAAAAGATCACTAAAGCGATGGAAATGGTCGCCGCTTCCAAAATGCGTAAATCGCAGGAGCGCATGGCGGCCAGCCGTCCTTATGCAGATACCATGCGCAAAGTGATTGGTCACCTTGCGAACGGTAATCTGGAATATAAGCATCCTTACCTGGAAGAACGCGACGTTAAACGCGTGGGCTACCTGGTGGTGTCTACCGACCGTGGTCTGTGCGGTGGCTTGAACATTAACCTGTTCAAAAAGCTGCTGGCTGAAATGAAAGTCTGGTCCGACAAAGGCGTTCAGAGCGATATCGCGATGATCGGCTCCAAGGGCGTTTCTTTCTTTAATTCAGTAGGTGGCAACATTGTCGCTCAGGTGACCGGCATGGGTGATAACCCGTCCCTGTCCGAACTGATCGGCCCGGTAAAAGTGATGTTGCAGGCCTACGATGAAGGCCGTCTGGACAGACTGTACGTTGTCAGCAACAAATTTATTAATACCATGTCTCAGGTTCCGACCCTCACTCAGCTGCTGCCATTGCCGGCATCAGAAGATGAAGAGTTAAAACATAAAGCCTGGGATTACCTGTATGAACCCGATCCGAAACCGCTGCTGGATACCCTGCTGCGTCGTTACGTTGAATCTCAGGTTTATCAGGGCGTGGTAGAAAACCTGGCCAGCGAGCAGGCCGCACGTATGGTGGCGATGAAAGCCGCGACCGACAATGGCGGCAGCCTGATTAAAGAGCTGCAGTTGGTATACAACAAAGCTCGTCAGGCCAGCATTACTCAGGAACTCACCGAAATCGTCGGTGGTGCATCCGCGGTATAACCAGGTTAATTCGTAGAGGATTCAAGATGGCTACTGGAAAAATTGTCCAGGTAATCGGCGCCGTGGTTGACGTCGAATTCCCTCAGGATGCCGTACCGCGCGTGTACGATGCTCTTGAGGTTCAGAATGGTAATGAGAGCCTGGTGCTGGAAGTTCAGCAGCAGCTCGGTGGTGGTATCGTGCGTACCATCGCCATGGGTTCTTCTGACGGTCTGCGTCGTGGTCTGGAAGTTAAAGACCTTGAGCACCCGATCGAAGTCCCGGTTGGTAAAGCAACGCTGGGTCGTATCATGAACGTGCTCGGTCAGCCGATCGACATGAAAGGCGACATCGGCGAAGAAGAGCGTTGGGCGATTCACCGCGAAGCGCCTTCCTACGAAGAGCTGTCAAGCTCTCAGGAACTGCTGGAAACCGGTATCAAAGTAATGGACCTGATCTGCCCGTTTGCAAAAGGCGGTAAAGTCGGTCTGTTCGGTGGTGCGGGTGTAGGTAAAACCGTAAACATGATGGAGCTGATCCGTAACATCGCGATCGAGCACTCCGGTTACTCCGTGTTTGCAGGTGTGGGTGAGCGTACTCGTGAGGGTAACGACTTCTACCACGAAATGACCGACTCCAACGTTCTGGATAAAGTATCCCTGGTTTACGGCCAGATGAACGAGCCACCAGGAAACCGTCTGCGTGTGGCACTGACCGGCCTGACTATGGCTGAGAAGTTCCGTGACGAAGGTCGTGACGTACTGCTGTTCGTTGATAACATCTACCGTTACACCCTGGCCGGTACTGAAGTATCTGCACTGCTGGGCCGTATGCCATCAGCGGTAGGTTATCAGCCGACTCTGGCGGAAGAGATGGGCGTTCTGCAGGAACGTATCACTTCTACCAAAACCGGTTCTATCACCTCCGTACAGGCGGTATACGTACCTGCGGATGACTTGACTGACCCATCTCCAGCCACCACCTTTGCTCACTTAGATGCAACCGTGGTACTGAGCCGTCAGATCGCGTCTCTGGGTATCTACCCGGCCGTTGACCCGCTGGACTCCACCAGCCGTCAGCTGGATCCACTGGTTGTTGGTCAGGAACACTACGACACCGCGCGTGGCGTTCAGTCCATCCTGCAGCGTTACCAGGAACTGAAAGACATCATCGCGATCCTGGGTATGGACGAACTGTCTGAAGAAGACAAACTGGTGGTAGCACGTGCGCGTAAGATTCAGCGCTTCCTGTCCCAGCCGTTCTTCGTTGCAGAAGTCTTTACCGGTTCTCCGGGTAAATTCGTATCGCTGAAAGATACCATCCGTGGCTTTAAAGGCATCATGGAAGGC
It includes:
- the atpE gene encoding F0F1 ATP synthase subunit C, with protein sequence MENLNMDLLYMAAAVMMGLAAIGAAIGIGILGGKFLEGAARQPDLIPLLRTQFFIVMGLVDAIPMIAVGLGLYVMFAVA
- the atpF gene encoding F0F1 ATP synthase subunit B, producing the protein MNMNATILGQAIAFILFVWFCMKYVWPPLMAAIEKRQKEIADGLASAERAKKDLDLAQANATDQLKKAKGEAQVIIEQANKRRAQILDEAKAEAEQERTKIVAQAQAEIDAERKRAREELRKQVAILAVAGAEKIIERSVDEAANSDIVDKLVAEL
- the atpH gene encoding F0F1 ATP synthase subunit delta, translated to MSEFVTVARPYAKAAFDFAVEHQNVDRWQDMLAFAAEVTKNEQVAEMLSGALAPETLAASFIAICGEQLDDNGQNLIKVMAENGRLRVLPDVLEQFQHLRALSEATAEVEVTSANELSEEQLAKISAAMEKRLSRKVKLNCKIDKSVMAGVIIRAGDMVIDGSVRGRLERLADVLQS
- the atpA gene encoding F0F1 ATP synthase subunit alpha — translated: MQLNSTEISELIKQRIAQFSVVSEAHNEGTIVSVSDGVIRIHGLADCMQGEMISLPGNRYAIALNLERDSVGAVVMGPYADLAEGMKVKCTGRILEVPVGRGLLGRVVNTLGAPIDGKGPVDNDGFSPIEVIAPGVIERQSVDQPVQTGYKSVDAMIPIGRGQRELIIGDRQTGKTAMAIDAIINQRDSGIKCVYVAIGQKASTISNVVRKLEEHGALSNTIVVVATASESAALQYLAPYAGCAMGEYFRDRGEDALIVYDDLSKQAVAYRQVSLLLRRPPGREAFPGDVFYLHSRLLERASRVNAEYVEKFTNGEVKGKTGSLTALPIIETQAGDVSAFVPTNVISITDGQIFLETNLFNSGIRPAVNPGISVSRVGGAAQTKIIKKLSGGIRTALAQYRELAAFSQFASDLDEATRKQLSHGQKVTELLKQKQYAPMSVAQQGLVLFAAERGYLEDVELAKIGSFEAALLAYVDRDHAPLMQEINQSGGYNDEIEGKLKAILDSFKATQSW
- the atpG gene encoding F0F1 ATP synthase subunit gamma, translated to MAGAKEIRSKIASVQNTQKITKAMEMVAASKMRKSQERMAASRPYADTMRKVIGHLANGNLEYKHPYLEERDVKRVGYLVVSTDRGLCGGLNINLFKKLLAEMKVWSDKGVQSDIAMIGSKGVSFFNSVGGNIVAQVTGMGDNPSLSELIGPVKVMLQAYDEGRLDRLYVVSNKFINTMSQVPTLTQLLPLPASEDEELKHKAWDYLYEPDPKPLLDTLLRRYVESQVYQGVVENLASEQAARMVAMKAATDNGGSLIKELQLVYNKARQASITQELTEIVGGASAV
- the atpD gene encoding F0F1 ATP synthase subunit beta is translated as MATGKIVQVIGAVVDVEFPQDAVPRVYDALEVQNGNESLVLEVQQQLGGGIVRTIAMGSSDGLRRGLEVKDLEHPIEVPVGKATLGRIMNVLGQPIDMKGDIGEEERWAIHREAPSYEELSSSQELLETGIKVMDLICPFAKGGKVGLFGGAGVGKTVNMMELIRNIAIEHSGYSVFAGVGERTREGNDFYHEMTDSNVLDKVSLVYGQMNEPPGNRLRVALTGLTMAEKFRDEGRDVLLFVDNIYRYTLAGTEVSALLGRMPSAVGYQPTLAEEMGVLQERITSTKTGSITSVQAVYVPADDLTDPSPATTFAHLDATVVLSRQIASLGIYPAVDPLDSTSRQLDPLVVGQEHYDTARGVQSILQRYQELKDIIAILGMDELSEEDKLVVARARKIQRFLSQPFFVAEVFTGSPGKFVSLKDTIRGFKGIMEGEYDHLPEQAFYMVGTIDEAVEKAKKL